The Euphorbia lathyris chromosome 2, ddEupLath1.1, whole genome shotgun sequence genome includes a window with the following:
- the LOC136217562 gene encoding probable F-box protein At3g61730 isoform X2 has product MGKRLKRDRSICSCKSPRHSSRSTTRSSFNWFEEDLWTEIAKFLDGRSLVKLAATCRWFRCVMMHDSIWRFACLRDLQVPDPGPTRFKWSKLYASLVDGSHSYTFHEQEKHLDWMRIGAFYFDSNIAVLAERLSLLVKIRQDATEAMLEACGASVLRNIKKGIWVADLQLVRCPVCELEKCDGTMQTLDARHIELFLSEGFQNGSWKYELVGSHKIEKPMNAASGAIFDIEHLNDGATAGVFNLKLWTGAPNDYQPKAMITFHSVAINTNLQVNEGILSKYYMMRAGPDGDVVAIRITQQLL; this is encoded by the exons ATGGGGAAGAGACTGAAAAGAGACAGATCGATTTGCAGTTGCAAATCTCCTCGTCATAGCAGTCGCTCCACTACTCGCTCGTCTTTCAACTG GTTTGAAGAGGATTTGTGGACGGAGATAGCAAAGTTCTTGGATGGGCGATCTCTGGTGAAGCTCGCGGCAACATGCCGATGGTTTCGCTGTGTCATGATGCACGATAGCATATGGAGGTTTGCTTGCTTGCGTGATCTTCAGGTACCCGATCCAGGCCCCACGAGATTCAAGTGGAGCAAGCTATACGCTTCACTAGTTG ATGGCAGTCACTCGTACACTTTTCACGAGCAGGAGAAGCATTTGG ATTGGATGCGAATTGGTGCATTTTACTTTGACTCGAATATAGCAGTACTAGCCGAGAGACTCAGCTTACTAGTGAAAATCAGACAAGATGCTACGGAGGCAATGTTGGAAGCCTGCGGAGCTTCCGTTCTAAGGAACATCAAAAAGGGAATTTGGGTGGCAG ATCTGCAGCTTGTTCGATGCCCTGTTTGTGAGCTTGAGAAATGTGATG GAACAATGCAGACATTAGATGCGAGGCACATAGAGCTGTTCCTCTCTGAGGGTTTTCAAAATGGGAGCTGGAAATACGAGTTGGTTGGATCCCACAAAATTGAAAAGCCTATGAATGCAGCTTCTGGAGCCATTTTTGATATCGAGCACCTTAATGACGGGGCAACAGCTG GTGTCTTTAATCTGAAATTGTGGACTGGAGCACccaatgattatcaaccaaaggCTATGATCACTTTCCATTCAGTTGCAATCAACACAAATTTACAAGTAAATGAGG GTATTCTTTCAAAGTATTACATGATGAGAGCTGGACCTGATGGAGATGTGGTCGCGATTAGAATCACTCAGCAACTTCTGTAA
- the LOC136217562 gene encoding putative RING-H2 finger protein ATL21A isoform X1, with amino-acid sequence MGNQKFFILYFLLSILSVYASENCPVSRCSSDNIPIRFPFRLEGLQTKDCGYPGFDLSCNNQSKTVVKFPYAGDFLVRSIDYTTQQIQLYDSGICLPNRLMSLNLSGSPFVPAGYQNYTFLSCPTPLVESRFITISCLSNSTISVLATSSRSIVASLSTSCRIITSSLIPISLSVKNDEWFSSQLGDDLELTWYSPNCNECETKGGICGYKSNTSQAIGCFDNSKEEKSPDALRTLRVIWLSVAAPFAIIVCGIVIFTVLVFRLHVPNSRRVNQTTAAESLQPNIAMVGLDENTIESYEKVTLGESMRLPEGPNDSTCAICLSEYHSKEIVRCIPECNHFFHVGCIDEWLRLNNSCPVCRNSPAPSPIHAISESV; translated from the exons ATGGGCAACCagaaatttttcattctttaCTTCCTTCTTTCCATTCTCTCTGTATATGCATCAGAAAACTGTCCAGTCTCAAGGTGCAGCAGTGACAACATCCCTATTCGATTCCCCTTTCGACTTGAAGGCTTGCAAACAAAAGATTGTGGTTATCCCGGCTTTGATCTAAGCTGCAATAATCAGAGTAAAACAGTTGTAAAATTCCCATATGCTGGAGATTTTCTTGTGCGTAGCATCGATTATACCACGCAACAGATACAGCTCTATGACTCAGGCATTTGCCTTCCTAACCGGCTTATGAGCCTGAATCTCTCTGGTTCCCCTTTTGTTCCTGCTGGTTATCAGAACTACACCTTCCTAAGTTGCCCAACTCCGTTAGTAGAATCCCGGTTCATCACCATCTCTTGCCTTAGCAATTCTACAATCTCAGTTTTAGCTACATCCTCAAGGAGCATTGTCGCCTCGCTTTCCACGTCATGTAGGATTATCACTTCGTCGCTGATTCCTATTTCATTGTCAGTTAAAAATGATGAATGGTTCTCAAGTCAACTTGGTGATGATCTTGAGCTAACATGGTATTCCCCCAATTGCAACGAATGTGAAACAAAAGGCGGTATTTGCGGATACAAATCGAACACGAGTCAGGCCATTGGCTGTTTTGATAATTCTAAAGAAG AAAAATCCCCCGATGCCCTTCGGACATTGAGAGTGATCTGGTTATCCGTTGCAGCTCCATTCGCCATAATAGTTTGCGGGATTGTTATCTTCACGGTCCTAGTTTTCAGGCTGCACGTTCCCAATAGCCGCAGGGTCAATCAAACCACAGCAGCAGAATCACTACAGCCTAACATTGCAATGGTAGGACTGGATGAAAACACAATCGAATCGTACGAAAAGGTAACACTAGGGGAAAGTATGAGGTTACCAGAAGGGCCAAATGATAGCACATGTGCAATATGCTTATCGGAGTATCATAGCAAGGAGATAGTTAGATGTATACCCGAATGCAACCACTTCTTCCATGTTGGTTGCATAGATGAATGGCTGCGCTTGAACAATTCATGTCCAGTTTGCCGAAACTCTCCAGCTCCTAGTCCCATTCATGCCATATCTGAAAGCGTTTGA
- the LOC136217563 gene encoding uncharacterized protein: protein MEDNYKPFQIFVKLLDGKTANLRFTAPFADVQAIKHRIFEITKIPIHSQRLICGGTQLHERSLVSAPECTVHLVLSLLGGKGGFGSLLRGAATKAGQKKTNNFDACRDMSGRRLRHVNAEKRLEEWKAGEEERRLEKIAEDFLKKNAKKGKKGAGDGETEKYVEKYRVESAKCAAEVEEAVREACGNSQGKRKGKLIKEGLEAKRLKIWMGKRHLGESDSEDSSDEEENEKSIVLNTVNQSESNKEPEGSSDSVTGGKQEEESPGGALCQSGSEEEKDVVVDQNLKSSPHREIGPIKEDTVVEVEQEIHEEAIPQSAVVTCSGAAEISGTDAVKAEKLENVGPDCQTLQVSSPSDEIIESKSEEEAVVTDVKDADLEKPLSFDEFNSAGEMEVLGMERLKNELQARGLKCGGTLQERAARLFLLKSTPLDKLPKKLLAKK, encoded by the exons ATGGAAGACAACTACAAGCCTTTCCAAATATTCGTCAAGCTTCTAGATGGCAAAACAGCAAATCTCCGATTCACGGCCCCCTTCGCCGATGTTCAAGCCATCAAGCACCGGATCTTCGAGATCACCAAAATACCTATCCATTCTCAACGCCTTATATGCGGTGGGACCCAACTCCATGAACGTTCCCTTGTCTCTGCTCCTGAATGCACCGTTCACCTGGTTCTTAGCCTCCTTGGTGGCAAGGGAGGGTTCGGCTCGCTTCTTCGTGGAGCCGCTACCAAAGCCGGTCAAAAGAAGACTAACAACTTCGACGCTTGTCGCGACATGAGTGGGCGTAGGCTGCGCCATGTGAACGCCGAGAAGAGGTTGGAGGAGTGGAAAGCGGGTGAGGAGGAAAGGAGATTGGAGAAGATTGCAGAGGATTTTCTTAAAAAGAACgcaaagaaagggaagaagggGGCAGGGGACGGAGAGACGGAGAAGTATGTTGAGAAGTACAGGGTGGAATCTGCCAAGTGTGCTGCAGAAGTTGAGGAAGCTGTAAGAGAGGCTTGTGGAAATAGCCAAGGGAAGCGGAAGGGGAAGCTGATCAAAGAGGGACTAGAAGCTAAGAGATTGAAGATTTG GATGGGGAAAAGACATTTGGGTGAAAGCGACAGTGAAGATAGTAGTGATGAGGAGGAGAATGAGAAGTCCATCGTTTTAAATACTGTTAATCAGTCAGAATCAAATAAGGAACCTGAAGGTAGTTCAGATTCAGTTACTGGTGGTAAGCAGGAGGAAGAATCCCCTGGTGGTGCCTTATGTCAGAGTGGTTCTGAGGAAGAGAAAGACGTTGTGGTTGACCAAAATTTAAAATCTAGTCCTCACAGGGAAATTGGTCCTATTAAAGAGGACACTGTGGTTGAAGTTGAACAAGAGATTCATGAGGAAGCTATCCCACAGAGTGCTGTTGTAACTTGCTCTGGTGCTGCAGAGATTTCTGGAACGGATGCAGTTAAGGCTGAAAAGCTTGAGAATGTAGGACCTGATTGTCAGACCCTACAAGTTTCAAGTCCAAGTGATGAAATCATTGAGAGCAAGTCTGAAGAGGAAGCAGTTGTTACAGATGTAAAAGACGCTGATTTAGAAAAGCCACTAAGTTTTGATGAATTCAATTCAGCTGGTGAAATGGAG GTTCTTGGCATGGAGAGATTGAAGAATGAACTACAAGCTCGTGGGCTTAAGTGCGGTGGTACTCTACAAGAGCGTGCTGCGCGGCTTTTCCTTCTAAAATCTACTCCTTTGGATAAGCTGCCAAAAAAGCTGCTGGCCAAGAAATGA
- the LOC136217564 gene encoding beclin-1-like protein isoform X2 — protein MTREDMMADKGRTFPVDPNLPRWVCQNCRHALCIVGVDSYAEKFSNDSSSRSAMQGYSMHGANSVIGSTRLDNSFVVLPKQRPPAQGVPPRPRNSALQPDAGHSGKAMDESFVVVYKSEPASDGGGTHLPSLEGGSNGQLPPNNAGFNSTIAVLKRAFELATTQTQVEQPLCLECMKVLSDKLDKEVEDINRDIEAYEACLERLEGESRDVLSEADFLKEKLKIEEEERKLQSVIEEIEKQNADVNAELKSLELKSVRLKELEERYWQEFKNFQFQLISHQEERDAILAKIEVSQAHLELLKQTNVLNDVFPIHHDGEFGTINNFRLGRLPKILVEWDEINAAWGQACLLLHTMCQYFKPKFQYRIKMIPMGSYPRIMDVNNSVYDLFGPVNLFWSTRYDKAMTLFLTCLKDFADFAYMKDQENNIPPEKRFKLPYKIENDKVENHSITQSFNKQENWTKALKYTLCNLKWALYWFIGNTNFQPLNAMVPPREVPAVSSLYAKRSVVDSKPDIRQSSPNVKTIKPF, from the exons ATGACCAGGGAAGATATGATGGCTGATAAGGGTCGGACCTTTCCGGTGGATCCTAATCTTCCTCGATGGGTCTGCCAGAATTGCCGCCACGCTCTTTGTATCGTCGGAGTTGATTCCTATGCCGAAAAGTTTTCAAACGATTCCTCTTCTCGCTCAG CAATGCAGGGCTATTCAATGCATGGCGCCAACAGTGTGATAGGTTCAACGCGTTTGGACAATTCTTTTGTTGTGTTGCCTAAACAAAGACCACCAGCTCAGGGAGTTCCTCCACGTCCTCGCAATTCTGCTCTTCAGCCTGACGCAGGCCATTCTGGAAAGGCTATGGATGAATCTTTTGTGGTTGTGTATAAATCGGAGCCTGCATCTGATGGAGGTGGGACGCATTTACCATCACTAGAAGGGGGATCTAATGGCCAGTTGCCTCCCAACAATGCTGGGTTTAACTCTACCATAGCTGTCCTTAAGCGTGCATTTGAGCTTGCTACAACCCAGACACAG GTTGAGCAACCATTATGCCTTGAGTGCATGAAAGTGTTGTCTGACAAACTTGATAAAGAGGTTGAAGATATAAACAGAGACATTGAAGCATATGAAGCCTGCCTTGAGCGCTTGGAGGGGGAGTCACGAGATGTTCTTAGTGAGGCTGATTTTCTTAAGGAGAAGCTAAAG attgaagaagaagaaagaaaacttCAGTCAGTAATTGAAGAAATAGAGAAACAAAATGCAGACGTAAATGCTGAACTGAAATCACTGGAGTTGAAGTCTGTCCGCTTAAAAGAATTGGAGGAACG GTATTGGCAGGAGTTCAAGAATTTTCAGTTTCAATTGATCTCACACCAG GAAGAGAGAGATGCAATTCTAGCGAAGATTGAAGTTTCACAAGCTCATTTGGAGTTGTTGAAGCAAACTAATGTACTGAATGATGTCTTCCCCATCCATCACGATGGAGAATTTGGGACAATAAACAATTTCAGACTTGGACGGCTTCCTAAAATTCTA GTCGAATGGGATGAGATAAATGCTGCCTGGGGTCAAGCTTGTCTTCTTCTCCACACAATGTGTCAATATTTCAAACCAAAATTTCA ATATCGGATAAAAATGATTCCTATGGGGAGCTATCCACGAATAATGGATGTCAACAACAGTGTTTATGATCT GTTTGGTCCAGTGAACTTGTTCTGGAGTACTCGGTATGACAAAGCAATGACATTGTTCTTAACATGCCTCAAGGACTTTGCTGATTTTGCATACATGAAAGATCAAGAAAACAACATTCCACCAGAGAAGCGTTTCAAACTACCATACAA GATAGAGAATGATAAAGTGGAAAATCACTCGATTACACAGAGTTTCAACAAGCAGGAGAATTGGACAAAAGCTCTGAAATACACACTCTGCAATTTGAAATGGGCTCTCTATTGGTTCATTGGGAATACCAACTTTCAGCCTCTAAATGCAATGGTTCCTCCACGTGAAGTTCCGGCTGTTTCTTCTTTGTATGCGAAACGTAGTGTTGTTGATTCCAAGCCTGACATTAGACAGTCGTCGCCAAATGTCAAAACCATTAAACCATTTTAG
- the LOC136217564 gene encoding beclin-1-like protein isoform X1, which yields MTREDMMADKGRTFPVDPNLPRWVCQNCRHALCIVGVDSYAEKFSNDSSSRSAMQGYSMHGANSVIGSTRLDNSFVVLPKQRPPAQGVPPRPRNSALQPDAGHSGKAMDESFVVVYKSEPASDGGGTHLPSLEGGSNGQLPPNNAGFNSTIAVLKRAFELATTQTQVEQPLCLECMKVLSDKLDKEVEDINRDIEAYEACLERLEGESRDVLSEADFLKEKLKIEEEERKLQSVIEEIEKQNADVNAELKSLELKSVRLKELEERYWQEFKNFQFQLISHQEERDAILAKIEVSQAHLELLKQTNVLNDVFPIHHDGEFGTINNFRLGRLPKILVNKQVEWDEINAAWGQACLLLHTMCQYFKPKFQYRIKMIPMGSYPRIMDVNNSVYDLFGPVNLFWSTRYDKAMTLFLTCLKDFADFAYMKDQENNIPPEKRFKLPYKIENDKVENHSITQSFNKQENWTKALKYTLCNLKWALYWFIGNTNFQPLNAMVPPREVPAVSSLYAKRSVVDSKPDIRQSSPNVKTIKPF from the exons ATGACCAGGGAAGATATGATGGCTGATAAGGGTCGGACCTTTCCGGTGGATCCTAATCTTCCTCGATGGGTCTGCCAGAATTGCCGCCACGCTCTTTGTATCGTCGGAGTTGATTCCTATGCCGAAAAGTTTTCAAACGATTCCTCTTCTCGCTCAG CAATGCAGGGCTATTCAATGCATGGCGCCAACAGTGTGATAGGTTCAACGCGTTTGGACAATTCTTTTGTTGTGTTGCCTAAACAAAGACCACCAGCTCAGGGAGTTCCTCCACGTCCTCGCAATTCTGCTCTTCAGCCTGACGCAGGCCATTCTGGAAAGGCTATGGATGAATCTTTTGTGGTTGTGTATAAATCGGAGCCTGCATCTGATGGAGGTGGGACGCATTTACCATCACTAGAAGGGGGATCTAATGGCCAGTTGCCTCCCAACAATGCTGGGTTTAACTCTACCATAGCTGTCCTTAAGCGTGCATTTGAGCTTGCTACAACCCAGACACAG GTTGAGCAACCATTATGCCTTGAGTGCATGAAAGTGTTGTCTGACAAACTTGATAAAGAGGTTGAAGATATAAACAGAGACATTGAAGCATATGAAGCCTGCCTTGAGCGCTTGGAGGGGGAGTCACGAGATGTTCTTAGTGAGGCTGATTTTCTTAAGGAGAAGCTAAAG attgaagaagaagaaagaaaacttCAGTCAGTAATTGAAGAAATAGAGAAACAAAATGCAGACGTAAATGCTGAACTGAAATCACTGGAGTTGAAGTCTGTCCGCTTAAAAGAATTGGAGGAACG GTATTGGCAGGAGTTCAAGAATTTTCAGTTTCAATTGATCTCACACCAG GAAGAGAGAGATGCAATTCTAGCGAAGATTGAAGTTTCACAAGCTCATTTGGAGTTGTTGAAGCAAACTAATGTACTGAATGATGTCTTCCCCATCCATCACGATGGAGAATTTGGGACAATAAACAATTTCAGACTTGGACGGCTTCCTAAAATTCTAGTAAACAAACAA GTCGAATGGGATGAGATAAATGCTGCCTGGGGTCAAGCTTGTCTTCTTCTCCACACAATGTGTCAATATTTCAAACCAAAATTTCA ATATCGGATAAAAATGATTCCTATGGGGAGCTATCCACGAATAATGGATGTCAACAACAGTGTTTATGATCT GTTTGGTCCAGTGAACTTGTTCTGGAGTACTCGGTATGACAAAGCAATGACATTGTTCTTAACATGCCTCAAGGACTTTGCTGATTTTGCATACATGAAAGATCAAGAAAACAACATTCCACCAGAGAAGCGTTTCAAACTACCATACAA GATAGAGAATGATAAAGTGGAAAATCACTCGATTACACAGAGTTTCAACAAGCAGGAGAATTGGACAAAAGCTCTGAAATACACACTCTGCAATTTGAAATGGGCTCTCTATTGGTTCATTGGGAATACCAACTTTCAGCCTCTAAATGCAATGGTTCCTCCACGTGAAGTTCCGGCTGTTTCTTCTTTGTATGCGAAACGTAGTGTTGTTGATTCCAAGCCTGACATTAGACAGTCGTCGCCAAATGTCAAAACCATTAAACCATTTTAG
- the LOC136217564 gene encoding beclin-1-like protein isoform X3 has protein sequence MMADKGRTFPVDPNLPRWVCQNCRHALCIVGVDSYAEKFSNDSSSRSAMQGYSMHGANSVIGSTRLDNSFVVLPKQRPPAQGVPPRPRNSALQPDAGHSGKAMDESFVVVYKSEPASDGGGTHLPSLEGGSNGQLPPNNAGFNSTIAVLKRAFELATTQTQVEQPLCLECMKVLSDKLDKEVEDINRDIEAYEACLERLEGESRDVLSEADFLKEKLKIEEEERKLQSVIEEIEKQNADVNAELKSLELKSVRLKELEERYWQEFKNFQFQLISHQEERDAILAKIEVSQAHLELLKQTNVLNDVFPIHHDGEFGTINNFRLGRLPKILVNKQVEWDEINAAWGQACLLLHTMCQYFKPKFQYRIKMIPMGSYPRIMDVNNSVYDLFGPVNLFWSTRYDKAMTLFLTCLKDFADFAYMKDQENNIPPEKRFKLPYKIENDKVENHSITQSFNKQENWTKALKYTLCNLKWALYWFIGNTNFQPLNAMVPPREVPAVSSLYAKRSVVDSKPDIRQSSPNVKTIKPF, from the exons ATGATGGCTGATAAGGGTCGGACCTTTCCGGTGGATCCTAATCTTCCTCGATGGGTCTGCCAGAATTGCCGCCACGCTCTTTGTATCGTCGGAGTTGATTCCTATGCCGAAAAGTTTTCAAACGATTCCTCTTCTCGCTCAG CAATGCAGGGCTATTCAATGCATGGCGCCAACAGTGTGATAGGTTCAACGCGTTTGGACAATTCTTTTGTTGTGTTGCCTAAACAAAGACCACCAGCTCAGGGAGTTCCTCCACGTCCTCGCAATTCTGCTCTTCAGCCTGACGCAGGCCATTCTGGAAAGGCTATGGATGAATCTTTTGTGGTTGTGTATAAATCGGAGCCTGCATCTGATGGAGGTGGGACGCATTTACCATCACTAGAAGGGGGATCTAATGGCCAGTTGCCTCCCAACAATGCTGGGTTTAACTCTACCATAGCTGTCCTTAAGCGTGCATTTGAGCTTGCTACAACCCAGACACAG GTTGAGCAACCATTATGCCTTGAGTGCATGAAAGTGTTGTCTGACAAACTTGATAAAGAGGTTGAAGATATAAACAGAGACATTGAAGCATATGAAGCCTGCCTTGAGCGCTTGGAGGGGGAGTCACGAGATGTTCTTAGTGAGGCTGATTTTCTTAAGGAGAAGCTAAAG attgaagaagaagaaagaaaacttCAGTCAGTAATTGAAGAAATAGAGAAACAAAATGCAGACGTAAATGCTGAACTGAAATCACTGGAGTTGAAGTCTGTCCGCTTAAAAGAATTGGAGGAACG GTATTGGCAGGAGTTCAAGAATTTTCAGTTTCAATTGATCTCACACCAG GAAGAGAGAGATGCAATTCTAGCGAAGATTGAAGTTTCACAAGCTCATTTGGAGTTGTTGAAGCAAACTAATGTACTGAATGATGTCTTCCCCATCCATCACGATGGAGAATTTGGGACAATAAACAATTTCAGACTTGGACGGCTTCCTAAAATTCTAGTAAACAAACAA GTCGAATGGGATGAGATAAATGCTGCCTGGGGTCAAGCTTGTCTTCTTCTCCACACAATGTGTCAATATTTCAAACCAAAATTTCA ATATCGGATAAAAATGATTCCTATGGGGAGCTATCCACGAATAATGGATGTCAACAACAGTGTTTATGATCT GTTTGGTCCAGTGAACTTGTTCTGGAGTACTCGGTATGACAAAGCAATGACATTGTTCTTAACATGCCTCAAGGACTTTGCTGATTTTGCATACATGAAAGATCAAGAAAACAACATTCCACCAGAGAAGCGTTTCAAACTACCATACAA GATAGAGAATGATAAAGTGGAAAATCACTCGATTACACAGAGTTTCAACAAGCAGGAGAATTGGACAAAAGCTCTGAAATACACACTCTGCAATTTGAAATGGGCTCTCTATTGGTTCATTGGGAATACCAACTTTCAGCCTCTAAATGCAATGGTTCCTCCACGTGAAGTTCCGGCTGTTTCTTCTTTGTATGCGAAACGTAGTGTTGTTGATTCCAAGCCTGACATTAGACAGTCGTCGCCAAATGTCAAAACCATTAAACCATTTTAG